GGGGCAAGGCACGCTGCGCATCCATCTGCCCCGCGGCTCCGCTTCGTGCGGCGGCCCGTTCGTCATCGAGGCAGTGAAGGCATTGGTCGAGGCGCGGCGGCGCGTCGTCTCCTGCCCGGCCGGCGGGGCCGCGCCATGAGCCGCGGCGTGCTCATCGGGTCACTCGCTGCCGCGACGGTCGTTTTCTTCCTGCTGTCGCTGCTGACCGGGCCCGCGAGCTACGGCCCGCTGGAGAGCATCCGGGCGCTGATCGCCGGCGGTGACGAGGCGGCCGCGATCATCCTGCGCGAGATCAGGCTGCCGCGCGCACTGCTCGGTCTCATGGTGGGCTTCGGCCTCGGCGCATCCGGCGCGGCACTCCAGGGCTTCCTGCGCAATCCGCTGGCCGAGCCCGGGATCATCGGCGTCTCGGCGTCGGCGTCGCTCGGCGCTGTGACGGTGTTCTACAGCGGCCTTGCAGGCGCCTCGATCCTGGCCTTGCCTGCCGGCGCGCTTGTCGGGGCCGCCGTGTCGGTTTTGCTCCTGCTGGGCATTGCTGCCCGCCATGGTTCGACGCTGACGCTCATTCTCTCCGGCGTCGCGCTGTCCAGCCTTGCCGGCGCGCTCACGTCGCTGGCGCTCAATCTCTCGCCGAACCCCTTCGCCAGCTACGAGATCATCTTCTGGCTGCTCGGTTCGCTGAAAGACCGCTCGATGGTTCATGTGCTGATCGCGCTGCCGCTGATGGTCGCGGGGGCCGCGCTGCTGTTCGCGTCGAGCCGGGCGCTCGATGCGCTGACGCTGGGCGAGGAGAGCGCCGCCAGCCTCGGCATCGACATGCGCCGGGCGCGTCTGTTCGTCGTGGGTGGCGTGGCGCTGATGGTGGGAGCGGCCACCGCCGTCGCGGGCGCGATCGGCTTTGTCGGCCTCGTCATGCCGCACCTGATCCGGCCGCTCACCGACCGCATGCCCGGCAGCCTGATCCTGCCGGCGGGACTGGGTGGTGCGGCGTTGCTTCTCGCCGCCGACGTTGCGGTGCGCGTCGCAATCCCCGCGCGGGAACTCAATGTCGGCGTGGTCACCGCGCTCATCGGCGCGCCGTTCTTTCTCTGGCTCGTCGCGCGTACAAAGCGGGAGACGTAGTGATGCGGCTGTCGGCACTTGAACTCTCGGTCAGCCTTTCCGGCCGCAAGGTGCTGGACGGCGTTTCGTTCGACCTCGAACCGGGTCAGGTGGTCGGATTGCTCGGGCCGAACGGCGCTGGCAAGTCGACCCTGATGCGCGCGCTTGCCGGCCTGATCGAGACGCCGCAGGTGCGGCTGGGCGACCGCGCGCTGTCGGCGATGGGCTCGACCGAACGCGCGCGAAAAATCGCCTTCCTGCCGCAACAACGCTCCATCGGCTGGGCGCTGGCGGTCGAGCAGGTGGTCATGCTCGGGCGCATCCCATGGCGCGGCTACGGGCAGATACCGTCCGAGGCAGACGAGGCGATCGCAGCGGATGCGATGCGACTGCTGCGCGTCGACGGGCTGGCCGCGCGGCCCGCGACCGAACTGTCCGGCGGAGAACAGGCGAGGGTGCTCGCTGCCCGTGCGGTCGCTCAGGACACGCCGTTCCTCATCGCCGACGAGCCGGCGTCCGGGCTCGACCCCGCACACCAGATCTCGATGATGCAGGCCTTCCGCGCGGTCGCGGCGAAGGGGCGTTGCGTGCTCGTCTCGCTGCACGACCTGACGCTCGCGGCGCGCTGGTGCGACCGGATCATCGTGCTGGATGGTGGCCGGGTCGCCGCGGATGGCGAGCCTGAAACAGTGCTCAACGCCGCATTGCTCCAGTCCGTTTATGGTGTCACCGCCCATGTCGCGCGCGACGGCGGCAAGCTGGTGCTTGCGCCGCTCGCCCTGTCGCAGGCGAGGCAGCCGTGATCCAGTGGCCGTCGATCCAGCCGGCGAAGACGAACGGGACGGAGCCCGAACCCGTCGCGCTCCCGGTCGAGGCAGCTTCCGACGTTGATGGATTTCGATTCGAATTTCCGCGGCTTGCGCGCGACGGCGAAAGTTCCGGGGAAACCTCGCCCGACATCGCTGCGCCGGGCGTGGAAGTGGCGACGCCGCTCGCCAGGACGCGTTGGAACGTCGCCGCGTTGGCCGTGTCGCTGGTCTTCCATGCGGTCGCCGTCGCCGGGCTCGGCATGCTGGTCTGGCATGAGGGTGTCGAAGCTGAAACGGACGCCATCTCGGTCGAGATCTTCGCGGATCCGGCACCCCACCCCTCGGATGTTGCCTCCATCGCCGGCGACGCCGAGGAGACGCAGGATGCGGCTGCGCCCGCCGACCGGCCGGAGCCGGACGCGCAAGATGCCGAGAGGCAGGCCGAGGTCGTCGAAGCGCCCGTCACGGAGCAGGCAGAGCCGCCTTCCGCCGATCCCGTCGCTCCGGCTCCGCTGCCGCAGTTCGAGCCCCTGCCGCCGCTGACGGAGATGGAGATTGCTCAGACTGCTCCGGCCGCGGCGACCACGCCCGAATCGGCAGCCGATACCGATCTCGCAGCCGCCACGCAGGATGTATCGCCGCCGTCTCAGCCGGCAGCCTCGTCCTCCGAGGGCGCCGCAATGCCTAGGGATGTCGTCAGAGAGCCGGCAGCGGAGGAGCCGCTCGAGGCCGAGAAAACCGACGAGGCGAAAGCGGAGGCTCCCGTTCTCGCCGCGCGCCCCTCGCTCGAATCGATGCTGCCGGCGATAGCCGTGCCCGGACCGCCGCTCTTTCCGCCGGAGCCAGCACCACCGGTTCCGGCAAAAAAGGCCGACGCACCGAAGACCACCAGTCCTGTCCCTGTCGAGATAGATCGCAAGGCACCGGCCAAGGCGGCGCATGTGGAGAGGAAAGCGGAGCCGACCAGATCGGCCAAAGCCCAGGAACAGTCCCGCAAGGCGGACACGAAGCTGTCCCGGCGGGCGGAAAAACCCGAACGGCGCGAGCGCAGTTCAACTGCGCCGACCGGCGGGGCCAAGGCCAAGGACAAGTCCCGGACGGCGAGCCAGGCAGGATCCGTCGCCTCCGCCGCGGCGACGTCGGGTGATCGCGACTCCTACGGCCGCAAGGTCAACGGCCATGTCCAGCGCTACAAGCGTTATCCGGACGCTGCCGCGCGCGGCGGCATGAAGGGTGCGGTGAAGGTGTCTATCAGCATCGGCGGGTCGGGCAATCTCGCCTCCGCGCGGGTCACGTCGAGCTCCGGCTATCCGGTGCTCGACAGCGAGGCGCTCGCCACCGTGCGCCGCGCAGCACCCTATCCGAAGCCGCCGGCGAGCTTCGGCGGCACGGCGCGCTTCTCGCTGACGCTGCGCTACAGCCGGTAGCTTCCGGCCGTTTCGCGATTTCGCGAATGCGTTGTTGATTGTGCCCGGGCTTTTCAGTATCGGGAAGCCACCGGAGAGGTGGCCGAGTGGTCGAAGGCGCTCCCCTGCTAAGGGAGTAGAGGTCAAAAGCTTCTCGTGGGTTCGAATCCCATCCTCTCCGCCAGAATTTCCTTTGCGCAGCTTCCGCCGTTTGCCGCGGCGATGGCGACCGGCCGGCGACCTTCGCCCGTCCGGGACGTCATGCTCAAGATTTGATTAAAAAGCCGCGTCGAGGGTTAGCGGGGAGCAAGCAACAGTTTTGTAGAACTGGCCGTTCGGAGGTGCGTCGTGTCGACGAATGTCTATGTCCTGCTGCTCAATCCGGCGATCGCCTGCATCCTGGCATCGGCGATGTTGATCATCTGGTATCATCGGCCGAGCGCGGGCGCCATGCGGACGGCTGCGATCGGCCTCTTTGCGTTCGCCGTGGCATTCGTCGTTCAGGACATCGTCCCCGCGATGCCGTACGGGCTTTCGAACCTGTTCACGAACCTGGCGTTCCTGGCCGCCGTGACGCTCATCTGTGTCGCGGTCATCGAGATGGCGGGCGGCAAGGTGCCATTGCTCGCCCTCGGCCTGACGGCTCTCGCGACAGTCTGCGCCATCCTGTGGTGGCTTTATGTCGACAACGACCTGACGGCCCGGATCCATGTGATGAACGTGTCGCATTCCGTCATGGCCCTGGTGACGCTGATCGCCACCTTCCGCTCAGGGTCGCCGGGGTGGGGCAGATCCCTCACGATCGCCGTATCGATCCTTGCGCTCATCAACTTTTCCTGGCGTCCTCTGCAGGTGATCTGGGAAGGCAATTTCTACGCGGACCGGAACGCGCTTCACGATTCCATCTACTGGAACACCACTCGCCTCGGCTCTCCGATTTTGGCCGTGTTCGCAGCCCTTTCGCTGCTCGTCGGCCTCGCCGTCGTCCTGATCAAGGAACTCAAGCTGGAGGCCCGCCTCGACAAGCTCTCGGGCTGCCTCAACCGCCGGGGCTTTGAGGAGCGGTCGCTGCATCTCCTCCAGGCGCCCGACCGCCCCATGCTGCGGCTGACGATGATCGTCGCCGACATCGACCGTTTCAAGCAGATCAACGACACGCTCGGCCACGCGACGGGCGACGCCGTGATCCGCACATTCGGCCGGACGCTGAGTGACGCCATGCCTTTCGACGCCGTCGTCGGCCGCATCGGTGGCGAGGAGTTCGCCGTGCTGCTCGCGGGCGAGGGGGCAGACCGGGCATACGACATCACCAGATCGTTCCAGAAAGATCTTTCCACAGCGCTCGAAAGCCAGGGCCTGCCGCCCGCCACGGCAAGTTTCGGCATTTACAATTGCGGCTATCAGGACGACCTCAGCACCATCCTGAGCCGGGCCGACCTGGCGCTGTACGAGGCCAAGAACGACGGCCGGGACGCCATCCGGATGCACCACCCGCGGCTGCGGACCGTTCGAACGAGAGCGAAGAAGGCCTCAGGCTCCTGAGCGCTCGCCGTGCTCGCTGGAGCCGGGCATGTTCCCTTTATCTCGCTTCCAGCTTGCAGCTCTTCGCAGGTCGGACTTCCTGTTGCTTTCGTTCCGATCTCCGTTGGATGCCTTTCGACAACCGATGGATGGCGACGGTGCGGCCACCCTCTTCCACGGCAGCGCGCGTGTGCCCATGGGGCGGGGCGACTGGGTCTTGCCTGCCACGCCGGGCTCGGCCACACCTGCCACGGCATCGTGGCCGCCATCGGGATGCCGCGTCGAACGAGGAGCAGGGGATGAATGAACGGGTCGGCATGATCGGCGTGGGCCTGATGGGCCACGGGATCGCGAAGAACATCGCACTGAAGGGCTGGGGCCTGCGCTACCTGCGCCATCCCGGCAACCAGCCGACGGACGATCTCGACCGCGCGGGCGCAAAAGGATGCGACACGGCGGCGGAGCTCGCCGGCGCGAGCGATATCCTCGTCCTGTGCGTGACCGGCACGCCGCAGGTCGAGGACGTGCTTTTGGGCAGCGGCCGGGTGCTGGAGGCGCTACGCCCCGGCATGGTGGTGGTCGACTGCTCGACGGCCAATCCGACCTCGACCGTGTCGCTCGCCGCGAAAGTGGTCGAGAAGGGCGCCCATTTCGTCGACGCTGCGATGACCCGCACGCCGAAGGAGGCGGAGGAGGGCAGGCTGAACCTTCTCGTCGGCGGCGAGCCGGAGGTCGTCGCACAGGTCAGGCCGCTGCTCTCGGCCTTTTCGGAGAACATCTTCGAGGCCGGCGGCGTCGGAACCGGCCACCAGCTCAAGCTCCTGCACAACTTCGTCTCGCTCGGCTCGGTGACGCTGATCGCCGAGGCCGTCGCTTGCGCCGGCAAGGGTGGCGTGTCGATGGACGCGCTGGTGGAATGCCTCGCCAAAGGCGGCGGCGGCGGGGTCGCGCTGGAGCGACTGCGCCCCTACATCGAGGTCGGCGAGACGGCGCAGCTGCGCTTCTCGATCGCCAATGCGGCCAAGGACCTGTCCTACTATCGCCGGCTCGCGGAAGACCTCGGTGCGGCGGATCTCGTCGCCGAGGGCGTGTCGCGGACGCTGGAAGGACTTGTCGGCCGCGGCGAGGGCCAGGCTTTCGTGCCGGAGGCGGTCAGGCTGCTGCAAGATTGACGCCCGACGATCGCGCACCGGCTCGCGCCGCCTATGCCGGCCGATACACCCGTTCGGCCGTGTTCCAGAAAATGTTCTCCCGATCCTGCGGCGGCAGTTTCGCCGCGGCCGCGACATGGGCGGCGACCAGCGAAGCGTAGTCGGTCCACAGCTTCTCGATCGGGAAGTTTGAGCCGAACATCAGCCGGCGGCTGCCGAGGATGGCGTTGGCACGGTCGACGATGAATGCGATCAGGTCAGGGTCGTTGCGGTGGACGAAGGTGCCCAGGCCGGACAGTTTTGCGGAGAAATTGTCGAAGCCTGCCATGGCGGCGAGGCCGGCTTCCCACGCGTCCGCCGTCTTCGCTTCCCGGTCGACCAGCATGCCCGTATGGGTGAGAATGAAGTCGATCTCCGGATTCTCCCCCACCAGCACCGCGCCGTCGCGCATCTGTCCCGGGAACAGCTGGAGATCGAAGGAAAACCCATAGTCCTTCAGCCGCGCCACGTTGCGCCGCACGGTCGCATCGATCACCTGGTCGGCCGAGGCGGCGAAGCGGAATTGCGGGGTCTCGTGCCAGTGCAACTGCATGCGCACGCCGCGCACGCGCGGATAGGCCTTCAGCCGGTCGAGCTGCGGACGCACGTCGTCCACCGTCATGTCGGCATAGGCGACGATGGCATGCGGCCATCCGGTCGCGTCGGCGGTCTCCTGCAGCCAGGCCGCCTCCTTCTCGAAATCCTCTTTCGCCCAGTTGGTCTGGACATAGACCGCCTTCTCGACGCCGGTGCCCGCGCGGTCCGCGAGATACTCGCTCATCGGATAGTCGCGGCGGATCGGCTCGTAAGGCCCGAAGATGCGCGGCACCATCGGGCCCACCAGCCAGGGCTGATCCGCCTGCCGCCAGATATGGAAATGGGAATCGATGATCTTCTGCGTCATGAGGCCCTCCAGAGTGTCGCCGCGGCGGGAGCGGGGCGGGCGAGCGACAGAAGGAAATCTGACAGCGCCTCGACCGACGATCCGTCCACGAGGTCGTCCAGCCAGGGCAGGATCGCTTTCAGCGCCGCGGTCTCCGGGCGAAAGCGCGGATCGCCTGCCAGTGGCGTCGCCAGCGCCAGCCGGTGCGCGCTCCCCGAAAGCCGCCGGAACGCGGTCTCCATCTCGCCATGGCCGCCGCGCTCCAGTCCGTCGGAGAGGACCACGACGGATGCGCCCCGTACCATGGCCGCATAGCGCGGC
The Mesorhizobium australicum genome window above contains:
- a CDS encoding FecCD family ABC transporter permease; its protein translation is MSRGVLIGSLAAATVVFFLLSLLTGPASYGPLESIRALIAGGDEAAAIILREIRLPRALLGLMVGFGLGASGAALQGFLRNPLAEPGIIGVSASASLGAVTVFYSGLAGASILALPAGALVGAAVSVLLLLGIAARHGSTLTLILSGVALSSLAGALTSLALNLSPNPFASYEIIFWLLGSLKDRSMVHVLIALPLMVAGAALLFASSRALDALTLGEESAASLGIDMRRARLFVVGGVALMVGAATAVAGAIGFVGLVMPHLIRPLTDRMPGSLILPAGLGGAALLLAADVAVRVAIPARELNVGVVTALIGAPFFLWLVARTKRET
- a CDS encoding ABC transporter ATP-binding protein codes for the protein MRLSALELSVSLSGRKVLDGVSFDLEPGQVVGLLGPNGAGKSTLMRALAGLIETPQVRLGDRALSAMGSTERARKIAFLPQQRSIGWALAVEQVVMLGRIPWRGYGQIPSEADEAIAADAMRLLRVDGLAARPATELSGGEQARVLAARAVAQDTPFLIADEPASGLDPAHQISMMQAFRAVAAKGRCVLVSLHDLTLAARWCDRIIVLDGGRVAADGEPETVLNAALLQSVYGVTAHVARDGGKLVLAPLALSQARQP
- a CDS encoding TonB family protein — translated: MIQWPSIQPAKTNGTEPEPVALPVEAASDVDGFRFEFPRLARDGESSGETSPDIAAPGVEVATPLARTRWNVAALAVSLVFHAVAVAGLGMLVWHEGVEAETDAISVEIFADPAPHPSDVASIAGDAEETQDAAAPADRPEPDAQDAERQAEVVEAPVTEQAEPPSADPVAPAPLPQFEPLPPLTEMEIAQTAPAAATTPESAADTDLAAATQDVSPPSQPAASSSEGAAMPRDVVREPAAEEPLEAEKTDEAKAEAPVLAARPSLESMLPAIAVPGPPLFPPEPAPPVPAKKADAPKTTSPVPVEIDRKAPAKAAHVERKAEPTRSAKAQEQSRKADTKLSRRAEKPERRERSSTAPTGGAKAKDKSRTASQAGSVASAAATSGDRDSYGRKVNGHVQRYKRYPDAAARGGMKGAVKVSISIGGSGNLASARVTSSSGYPVLDSEALATVRRAAPYPKPPASFGGTARFSLTLRYSR
- a CDS encoding GGDEF domain-containing protein encodes the protein MSTNVYVLLLNPAIACILASAMLIIWYHRPSAGAMRTAAIGLFAFAVAFVVQDIVPAMPYGLSNLFTNLAFLAAVTLICVAVIEMAGGKVPLLALGLTALATVCAILWWLYVDNDLTARIHVMNVSHSVMALVTLIATFRSGSPGWGRSLTIAVSILALINFSWRPLQVIWEGNFYADRNALHDSIYWNTTRLGSPILAVFAALSLLVGLAVVLIKELKLEARLDKLSGCLNRRGFEERSLHLLQAPDRPMLRLTMIVADIDRFKQINDTLGHATGDAVIRTFGRTLSDAMPFDAVVGRIGGEEFAVLLAGEGADRAYDITRSFQKDLSTALESQGLPPATASFGIYNCGYQDDLSTILSRADLALYEAKNDGRDAIRMHHPRLRTVRTRAKKASGS
- a CDS encoding NAD(P)-dependent oxidoreductase; the protein is MATVRPPSSTAARVCPWGGATGSCLPRRARPHLPRHRGRHRDAASNEEQGMNERVGMIGVGLMGHGIAKNIALKGWGLRYLRHPGNQPTDDLDRAGAKGCDTAAELAGASDILVLCVTGTPQVEDVLLGSGRVLEALRPGMVVVDCSTANPTSTVSLAAKVVEKGAHFVDAAMTRTPKEAEEGRLNLLVGGEPEVVAQVRPLLSAFSENIFEAGGVGTGHQLKLLHNFVSLGSVTLIAEAVACAGKGGVSMDALVECLAKGGGGGVALERLRPYIEVGETAQLRFSIANAAKDLSYYRRLAEDLGAADLVAEGVSRTLEGLVGRGEGQAFVPEAVRLLQD
- a CDS encoding amidohydrolase family protein gives rise to the protein MTQKIIDSHFHIWRQADQPWLVGPMVPRIFGPYEPIRRDYPMSEYLADRAGTGVEKAVYVQTNWAKEDFEKEAAWLQETADATGWPHAIVAYADMTVDDVRPQLDRLKAYPRVRGVRMQLHWHETPQFRFAASADQVIDATVRRNVARLKDYGFSFDLQLFPGQMRDGAVLVGENPEIDFILTHTGMLVDREAKTADAWEAGLAAMAGFDNFSAKLSGLGTFVHRNDPDLIAFIVDRANAILGSRRLMFGSNFPIEKLWTDYASLVAAHVAAAAKLPPQDRENIFWNTAERVYRPA